The nucleotide window TACAGCAAATGTAAACAATCtgtagtagagctgcacgattcttgctaaaatgagaatcgcgattgttttgattaaaataaagatcatgattttctcacgattctgtagatgtaaaataaaggttaatattagtgagctattattattgtgatttctcaaacatatggtaaagaAACTATACTAATATTATATGTAGGCCTACTGTTTcttctcatgcacaacactgtgttcactagaaagaaaaaagtatatcaaatgcttgtcatagcctaatcataactctataatgccatatgattatttaaatgttgtgCGTGCCttaggtttcattttcactgctaaatgcggttcatacttcccacgcggctcttAAACAATCACTCTGTTCTGCAAACTAAACATTATGTACAACTTTATcatctgttattcacagcctatgtgggttctgttcactaaagtagacttcattcacaggcctctctgtggtaacagctcacggtcagcagctcacgtcacgtgtcaTATCGCGGccacaaatacatcattacattaagacagaaatggcatttttgggtgaaatataccatataaataatgtatgtgactctttcaacaccattggtgtccacgttgctgaacaacgcatgtaaaacaatgtgaaaacTTGCGGCCCCCTTTCTTCTctctgaacttgaaaatatgactggcagaatcgtagaaatgctggattaagatttaGATCTAGAATCTAGATTTTGCAatctttttcgattaattgtgcagctctaatctgTAGCGACAATTTACGTGCAGCCAGCGTGTCTCAATAATCAaagcaggaagaaaaaaaaaacagttttgacatTTCCCAGCGGTCATTTTAATTGTCGCAAGAATCGTGTCATCAAATTCAGAGCTCCGATTGGTTCTTGGTTTGATGCACAacgacactgccagaacttcttCGGAGGGAAAAATTTGATCGCAACAGGCACGAAGCGGCGTTTTAAACCTATAATTTCAGGAATTTTTACTATTAGTCTTAGATGACAAAATCGCGGCTGAAAtctcagtgtgagcagggctttagtACATGTACCTAGAGTGctgaggacttattttatttctttgttccaacttctaaAGGGCCTATATGtatgttataaataaattatgttaaactgcGTGTAAAAAACTCACTCTTGAAAAAAGGCGAAAACGCTGTGTGCAGGTGCACATTCGAATATTGTCTAGCTGTAAGCAGGttcagactttaaaaaaaactgtcagttAAAATCTAATTGTTGAGCTCAGGCCAAATTTTGTCCCTGTTGGGCCTAACTTTTATGGCCCAATTACAGTTCTAGTCTGTTGTGCAGTTAACATTAACTCTGGTATGGTTTGCTTCAGAAATCACACCAAATAACAGAAGTACGCCACTATTAATCACATATAAATTGGTCCgacagtgtatttgtgtgttttaatcACTCCCTTTCCTGACACTCTTCTCGTTAATTTGAATTTTCATGTTACAAAGTTTAAACACGATGGTCAATCAAACTCAGATTTGAGCCAGGCAATTGAGCCAACTGTGAAAatcataatattatataattacacTCACGGTAACGAAAACATTACTTCAAAATTCAGTTTGAATTCTAAATAACTTTCACAATActgtaaaacaaaatcacaaacaaAAAGACTTTTTGGACTTGGTGTGAAGGCATTAAGAGAACAGCAATTTTAACAGGTGGTAAGTTGCACATTCCAGCAACAGATTCACTCTCAATAAACCCAACACAAACTCAATTACCTTTGCAGGTCAATCTGTCTCTGTGGCGCTGCTCTTTTCGGCTCTGCTTCTTTCTGCTGTTTTGGTGTCTTGTCACTGAGTGCATCAGTTGAGGCTGTGCTGGCAGGATCTTGAGAAGGTGCTGCTCTCTTCCGGCCCCGTCCGGCTCCTGCCCCTGTCGTAGCTCCAGCCTCTTTTTCCTGTGTGGCACCGCCCGCACTGTTTTTAGGGGGTCGACCGCGTCGTGGTTTATTGAGCGGTGGCTGTGAACCTGCAGAGGGGTTTGAAGACACACTGTTTTCTGTCCCATCACTGGCAGGAGCAGCACGCTTCCTCCCGCTGGGCTGAGCAGCTTCCTCCTACAAGagcaaaaacaaataagagtGAGTTGAGGATGATAGCAGTGTGAACATACAGACCTTTTCATTTCATACCTTCTTTACACTGACTGCTTTTGTGATCACAGGATTCTCTTCGTTCTCCCTTGCCCCCACCTCAGAACTCACATCCCTTcaatagaaagaaaataaaaaaatcctttatGAAGATCCTGCATTATAAATCACATTGAATCTTAAATAGAAAATGCTGATCAGCACAAACCTGCTCTTATTTGTTGCAGGTGAGCTGGGTTGGGAGTTGGTGCTTGCATTGCTCCCTGTCTCAGAGGTGATAGTTTTAATGTACGGTCGGCGAGCTGTTACTGTTAAAGGTTTGTTTACAGCCCCCAGAACGCCTGTCTGCTTTGGTGGTTGCTGAAATGAGCAACAAAGGGTGCGTTATTTAATGCAGTCAAGGATTTACTGTCCGTTTCTGGTTAGTTGTGTGGTTTCAAAACAATTGTAAAGAAATAATTTTTGCTATATCCCTATTCATTAACTCCCAAATCCTAGAGGTTTCCTACCCTGTCCTTACAACCTAAAAtgtgtttactttttaaaatgaatgtcacgaaaatttactaaaaacaaaaatcatgCTTTAGCCATGGCTATATACGGATTAATTACACAAATGTGTTACGTGGTGCCATGTGCATATATAGGGTATAAAACCTACCTGGATTTTCCCTGTCTGCAGAACTATTTTAGCTTCTGCTGACAGATATTCCTTATCGTTGACAAACTCCTGTTGAAAGAAAGAGAGAACGAGCTTCATAGAATGGTCACATGTAAAGAGGTGCTGTGGTTGTCTGAGTGGTTGTTACCTTATCAGGTGGGGTGTAGAACTTGCTGGGCAGCACAGGATCTTTTGGAGAGTCCAGATGACATGAAGTGCTCTTGTTCGCGATCACAAATAATGCCACATCACATACAATGTATAgtttctgtaaataaatacaaatactgtaACACTAGGATTTAGACCACATGAGCACAATGGCTAATCGGCAGTGTTCATAAATACACTCAGCAGTACTCAAAAAGCAAGTGGGAAATGTAGTCACATTTTCGTTCAGTAAAGATTTATATCAAAGTTTAACAaccctatccgcttgttaagtggtgacgtgtttgtgacgtatgtaatactgtttctgggtccaagccgccattcatttgagtgaagaaatcattcgtttatgatcacgttttattcctatcacacattaaagttaattttatataaaatcatagtgtacacaacaatctctgggcttgctgcataacaaataccaaaattaacaatttataaaaaaattaatcacttttggccatcggatattaggcatggacatatatactgcgatcgagattttcgaaagtattaaatcactttgcaaaacgtttattattacgatttcatgagtctccccattcagttgaattgagcgcttggacctggaagccgcttcgggtgacgtcacacttaacaagcggattcagAAATACATAAACAATCTGCATAACGTGTTAATGTGACAAACCTCGTTTGCCTTTGGGTCATCTGGGCACTGAgcatcttttgtttgtttgatgttttctACCATCTTCCTTAGGAACGAGTGACTGTTATTCTCATTTTTTGTCATCAAAACCTCCAGCATGAACCATAAGCACCTGtaaaaattagattatttttcatttcaattAGTTGTCATTTTAAAACGCACATAACATAAATTAGGGAAACTAGATCTATCTGTTCAAgtagaaattatatttaaaaaatgtataaagatTGGCAGTATTAGTCAGGCCATTTGAGTGAAAAGAAAATGGCAAAAATATGATTCTCGTACTCTTTGACATCTCTAAGCTGCTCCAAATCCTGTGGTTTAGTAAGGTCTGGATCATGAGCTAGAAGATGGATCATGTATGGCACCACATATTCTGGAAGGAGAGACAGCAGCTTTTCTGAAATGCAAAAAAAGATTAGTTAGATAGATCTTTACCATTCAAGCAGCTCCGCAGGAAATTGGCTCGGTGTGTTATGTGGTATACCAGTACAAaacatatatgtttttaaataattaaaaacaaaagtatcTACCATGAGCCATAGGGTTCTGTTTGATGTACTCTCTGCGGACACTGATGTTCTTCAGCAGGCACTGTCGAGCATGAGCACGTCGCTCTTTTACTGGGTCTTTAGCACATAAAGCAAATACAGCCATGTACTCCAGTGGTAACAACAACTTCACCAGAGCAACATGTAACTTCTGAGCATAGATCTGTCGCACCTGATAGCACTCATCCTATGAAGAGAGGGAAAAGAGAAGAAAAGCTAATAAGATGAAGAGTTGTTGCTGTAGACATGTAGTCACAAGAGACACATTTAGGCATTATCCTACCAGGTGCAAATAGAGCCATATACAAGCAGATTCTTTATTACAATTTagttaaagagtttttttttttttaattgccttTGGTGttgtgtgtaacacagctctagtCTTAAATCTAAAAGActgtcaaaaagaaaaagaaaaaagtctaCTTTTAAAATTGATCTTCAGCCATTTCATCAAAACATCTGAACAAAAATGTGCCTGTCTATTTGATGTGTGCACAGACCCTGGAATTAGACTGCATCATGTGGCAAAGGGAAATTTTGTTTTTTGCTGCCTAAAAGTCAAGGCTATCCTGTTTTCAGTTAAATATTTGAAGTGATATATGCCCCAGTAGAGCTGAACCCACATTAATGACGAGTCCACAGAGCTGGAACTGTTCTGGAGTAATGATGTCATGGTAACAGGGCTCTTGTGCTAGTTTCAGGATGGCACTCCCGGCTGCAAGCCTTAGTCGAGACATGTCAGACTTGCTGtgtacacaaacatacaaatgtgTGTTAGAGGCATATTGTCTTTTATTATCATACTAAATCACTCTAGATCACTAGTGAGTACCTAATCTTCTTCTGCTCCGTGAGGTCTCCTTCACTGACCAGCATGGCTGAGAGCAGTCTGAGAGTAGAGTTAGCTGATTTGGATTGATTATTCTTCATTCCTAACAACCAGCGGACCAACAGCTTAATGGCTTGCACCtggaaacacacaaacaaataaataaatacacatacaaaaatGACGTTTTCTACCTTATTATTGTATTAACTGTATTTTCTCAGTGCAAAGTGCTTTGGGAATTTTTAAAAGGCACAATGTgaaattttattatgattattattactttacCTTAGCCAAAACTTCAGGAGAAACCTCATCATCAGCTGTCCAGAGCCGCCCATTTTTGTTTCCCACAGACTAAGAGATGAGGAGGGTAAATTTAACATGCAAGGCTATAAAAAACATTTCCACATGCTCAAAGCAGAATAATACATCAATATGCTCACTCTGTCATTCATCAGAAGGTCCTTTACAATAAAATTAGCTACAATTGACTTCATGGGAGATGCAAACTGATCCGGGGCCAGCATGGAGATGTGTCCCAGAGACACGAGTGGAGTGATCAGCTGTTCAGGTACATCTGCATTCAGACTCCGAGACAACGGCTGGAacaaaacacagagataaaaatgttttgaaaaaactCGTGCagaaaacaaatgcataaaaaaaataaaaataaaattaaacaatttaaaatacatttgttcaCATTTTTCATCATAAAAAGGCAAAGTTAGCACCCATTTTATATAAATCTGCTGATATTTGCAGGAGAAAGTGGGTTAattgtgcttttgtttttattttttattttttgcaatatctaGTTTTAAAATCTCGTCAACACCTCAGGATATGATGTGGCAAAAGACCACTTTAATTGATGACTCACTGATGTTTCATAAATAAAGTCTGCATGTTCTTATCCTACAACAAGATACAAAAATAGTCAGGGttgtaaattacaaccattttAGTCTCATATGTACCAGAAATGTAAACTTTGCAATCATAAAATACATTTGGTAGAAATTGTGCGAGCACAAACAATTGTAGTACAACCCATTTTCATTTTCTAAAAACTTTCACCACATGTGGCTTTTGTGTGCTGATATAGAGAACAGTCTGCCATCCTATGAAGATTTTAGATTGATCAATAATAGATGTCAAGCACTCAAGTCACTGCTTTCCACCATCAGGTGACAGGGAGCAATCTACTGTGCAAAATAATGCAGCTAAAGTACAGTCgactattttcatttcatttatgaaCAAGCAGACACTGTCTTGTCCATCAAACAAGATAGAGAAAAggtgcattaattaatttattattagtgtttcagtttagagaaaaaaatattgatattaatatttatctgaatattttaatattgctTTTAATATAACTTCTGGCACCTAGAAACAGGTATTTCAGCTAGTGTTGGGCAATATACAAAATTTTCAGATCGCCATATTGATGATATGTTTCATTTTAGACATGGCTGCGGCGAGTCAGTAATAGCCTATTTGACCTAAAACTTTTCTGatggcagtaaaaagtttttTGATAGAAGAGCAATTGAAATAATTCATTTTTGTCCAAAAGTGTCTGTCAGGTGATGTTGATATAAACAGCTGAAGCAATCATATTATTtatagttaattttttatttatgatgatgattaaaaatagtaataccattcattttattttataatgcaattaaaacatgTAACAGTGCGAAAGGAGCTAAATATCGTCTTTAAAATCATCATAGGTTTCAGCTCTCTGCGATATTTTTGCCTATCGTTGATACAATCGTCTATCGGCACAATCCTAATTTTAGCCAATGAGTTTCAATTAGGTTGAAGTAAGGCGATTGAGCTGGCCACTCCATTACCTTAATCCTTCATGCCTGAAACAAAGCTGTTGTTGTAGAAACAATCATGATGAAAAAGatgatctaaaaataaaaaataaagatcttTCTAGAGGTGATAATTGGCTGGATCCATTTTACCTGTAGTTGATTGATTTCTTTCACAAGTTTTGGGTTTTAGTTGCTAGTTCAAAGCATTTTAGATCATTTCAGATGATCATCCTGCAATGCAATATGCTGCATTTCTTTTACATTCTCCcttctaaaataaacatttaatataaattagtGTTCCTTTGAACAGTGTTTGGAACAActcattttacaacacatttcagaAGGTAAtacatataacaatattttataaaaatgtgaaacacaGCATTGACCTTCCTCCTTAATAAAGGaccattcattacattttttttctctgaatagATTATactattattttgaaaatatggTTTAGTCAATTGCTCACAGCACGCCACAAGTAAATAATTGCCAAAGCAAAAATATCACAGTTGTTAATAATAGTGGTTCAAGAGTTTACTGATTTGTGAAGGCAAAACAAAATGACTGAAAATTTTCAGTGGTGAAATAGTTGGAATCATGACCCTTTCATTTTCTATAATGTTTACTGTATATGCGAATTGAAATGTGATAACAGTGATATTTTCATTCAAAAAAAGATGTTTACCTCGAATATTTGAGCTAACTGGACCTCTTTATTGTGAAAGATGGCATGGATGCAATGGACCGCCTGTTTAGCCTGGTGCGGGGTTCCTCTTTTTGCCTTCTGATGAAGTATGGGAATTAGAGTCCTGCACATAAAgttacaaaaaaacatttcactacattatatttgtattttaataagcaTGTATCAGGGTTTTAATAAGTTTAGGCTTCTAGTTCTGACTCTGGTAGAGCTGTTTTTATGTAAATGAATATGAGAGGTGTTCATACGAGCGAATTTGTGGCAGTTCTGTCTCAATTTTTTGTCCTGTGTTCCTGAAGATCTGTATTGCTGCTTCAGCCACTTTATCGTCCTCCATTTTCAGACACTGCAGCAGAGACTCGTATGTTTCAGCCGAGTGGAACGCAgtggggtgagtaaatgataaaacCTGAGgcatggaaagaaaaaaaatgcgcACATGGTATTTAAAagtcttatttaaaaataaaaactactacATTTGCAATTGCAAACATTACCTTAAGTAGCTCAAGTCCAGCACGGATGGCAGTATCAGGAGTTACtccctcatcttcatcatcagcaGTGCCTTCAATTGACTTATTTAACAGCTTAACCAGGGCACTGTAGACACACATAATGTGTTTATCAAAAAGGCCACACAATACCTGCAGTTACACTTTTTCCTCACTAGATGTCACATCGTTAAAAAGCCATTGAGGCTGTTACACAACCGTTAGGGAGGGAAAAAGCACATGGCCCATATAGTGCTTATCTTTCTCCCACTCAGTCAGTTTCTCTTCCTCTCTCATTCATGCTCTCACCTCACTTCTGCAGGTGCACTGATAGGACTCCATAGAACTGCCATTTAACAGCACTctgtatatatttacaatttgATTTAAAACTGACTGAACACTTATTTTGTAACTGAACAAATTTGTTAGTTCACACATAAGGTACTTGCATGTTGTTTTGTATAACTGAAAGTAGGAGTTCATGAGCAAATGTGTTGTCAGTTATCTTAATCTTGTCCATGTACAGTACATTTATGATTGCTGTTATAGCAAAGACTTTTTTATTAGTATTCTTGAAAGAATTAAAACATCAGATAATACTTTCatttataatgaaaataaaattttcaatctttttttttttgttgctgccAATCttattaaactaataataaaaaaagacttaagaCAATACTTTATTCATCTGCGGCATGAGTGCTATATGAAACTTTTCtttccaacagaaaaaaaaaacagttctcaTTTACCTTATTGCCTCAGAGTCAATGTGCACTGGTGCAATTCTCTCCAGCAGGAATTTCACCATCTCTAGGAATGGATTTGTCGGCTGCTTAGGGAATGTCAGCTTTCGTGTGATTTCCCTCTGAAACGACATGCCACTTTCAAATAACTTATGTCTGTTTAATATTTAGTACTATAATAAAGCTTGCTTAATTGTTGATCAGAACATAGGTCAAttgtaatcattttaaacaggacgATTGTGAATGGTTAtgaccagggctttacattaacacccgccaacccgccaaatgtgggtagatttcagctttggcaggttagacagtcactcccactagtagggctgcacgatattggaaaaaattgacattgcgatatttttttcccctgcgatatatattgcgatattatatatatatatatatatatatatatatatatatatatatatatatatatatatacttaaaactagggctgtgacggtcaccatgACAACCGCGTCACCGCGGTGGTCAGTTGCCACCTCGGTTGTCCATTGCCAGCGGCCGTAGTACGTGAcgtcacgcactttaaaacacaaattactgtaatgttgccaagtattacatatctgttagaatataacactaggcgcgattcagcaagttcaagttcaaccatgaattttgttagaaaacgaactcttacatctgggaacattttggatatgtgccgACTGAGAAAGGTGAACGAATCaatttggattaagctttttgtatgggggttttaagtaaagtgtgttttaatattcactgctgagagtccaaacactgaggagcaaatccatctatacgcagatccacgggtcccgaaccacgcaagctagtggcgattgacggcgagggaaaaaaagccatgtaggcttaatcaactcctgtcttctaaacgcagaagcccagctcagccaggcatggcagaggcatttgcaaaaatggccagatacaaaagagaaagtgataaatggaagacattgacgagaaatggAGCAACATAGGCTATTTGGTAACAACTACTTAAGAACGCGCCGCTCCGCAGCGTAGAGAAACCTGCGTTGCAAGAAATGCGGGCGGCGGAACAGAAGCAGAAGCCCTCTCTCgcatggttgtgaaaaagtaacctgtctgtgcattttcgctacaagcacaccgtctgaaagtgtattgctggaaacattataaccccattcttcacttaaaccggacaaagtcaacatgttagtttttctggcaaataatttaaaatatgaatacaaaaggTGGAGATAAACTacgcagttttttttaaacatctgacttatattgttactaggttaatattttctttttactaataattattaatatttatattattattacactgattagtaaagtgccatttagactatttgttaagttcttaaaaatgtaacgtttaattgttattattatacggtttcaagcagttaaagtaatttaatatttaactacaatatttataaacagttttgtgttgttttattaacgaaagttcaaaaataaacatgtactttatacggatgttttatttattaatattttattaagttattccttaatttttacataaaaggtaaattaacttaagtaggctacattatttgttgaTGTACGAGGTCATGGAACATGTTTGCCAGTAAAAAATGTTCacaccacttaaaaaaaaatgaataacttacgaaaaggatgcaataaaaaTGCCAGCGCTTAATAATTCTTCACAATCGGATTCGTACGTGCAATAAGCCGAGGCtatattgcgccgacaagaacaagccctaaaactaagtctagagagagaattaatattagttaatattaatgattataaacacgaactgcgttgtatgataaacgtatcacaatgatgtcgtgatctttgctgaagaactgatatgttatcgccgtctccccagccaggttttcatctgctttttcccccttcttctggatacaaacaataaagtatcagcgccagaccagtggtttaaattatattttactctcctgttttcttttcttttcattaaaaaataaataaatgtttaaagttttgtattgcatagcctatatattttttaagattatcattcagcttacctgcagcgcatgaggttgtgtgctgggcaaatcccctttactcatgctacccatttcatttatgacactgtaaacttgactttgcaggctgatcatctttaaactcaaaaggtgtttttaacttgagactgcatgcttctgcataatgtgatgtttcttattacaactgttagcggtgtcaaaatgaaagcaaacattaaaaagggttttgttttatcaattgtatagtttagttttaataataatgtatataataaattataatatttattattgtgtagactacagtgtccaacaaaacaattttattaggttactctaatagaccaaatccctaactgaaaaacgaatgtgaaaatgacaggcagttgcgtctttgctaaaattaatttaacgacaaatttcttttgcgttttttttccctttagagatcaaaagagctgtatttaaagaattatttaacgaaaacatgaattgaatgcccagttctttcccgtgtgagtttagtgcgcctccgccgcgtctgcgtttttaaggttacaggtgcaccctgacctgacgcggggaccagatctgtgtattgctttaatttttcaattttcataactgcattgcattttcatatggtaaaatatcaaaatttatgttctgaaagtagtaggaatgacgggagtgttagtaattaataacagaaagaacttttacttttgagtgaacttctgtcacgtgttattttagtatgataaaataaacaaaaatagtaatgcagaaaagtatttttcgctctgccaagccttctctgttgctgtataGAAAAGCAGCTTGCTCAGTATCCTTACCCCGGCCCCACCCCAacatctcactcactcactcactcactcactcactcactcacgcgggcatgcactgcggtctcattaggaaacgcagctttttgatataatgtttttcttgttcccaaatacaaataatttatcaagtattgtttgaaataagtattcgtaaaaacataTATTCGTGCTTTTCTGAATACCATATtccggttcggctccacccataatatatatagaatttttttttttttttgctttgcatcgcaccctcctgcgatgtgactatcgcggatgcgcacatcgcgatttcgatgctgaaacgatatatcgtgcagccctacccaCTAGCCACTTCAGCTGgttgaaaacaatttttaaattgtagttttcttaaaa belongs to Danio rerio strain Tuebingen ecotype United States chromosome 1, GRCz12tu, whole genome shotgun sequence and includes:
- the pds5a gene encoding sister chromatid cohesion protein PDS5 homolog A isoform X2, with amino-acid sequence MMEFPQQPQQQRPAGDGKITYPLGVKEITDKISNDEVVKRLKLVVKTYMDMDQDSEEEKQQYLALALHLASEFFLRNPNKDVRLLVACCLADIFRIYAPEAPYTSHDKLKEIFLFITRQLKGLEDTKSPQFNRYFYLLENLAWVKSYNICFELEDCNEIFIQLFKTLFSVINNSHNQKVQMHMLDLMSSIIMEGDGVTQELLDTILINLIPAHKNLNKQAYDLARTLLKRTVQTIETCIASFFNQVLVMGKSSVSDLSEHVFDLIQELFAIDPLLLVSVMPQLEFKLKSNDGEERLAVVKLLAKLFGAKDSELATQNRPLWQCFLGRFNDIHVPVRLECVKFASHCLMNHPDLAKDLTEFLKVRSHDPEEAIRHDVIVTIINAGKKDLNLVNDQLLGFVRERMLDKRWRVRKEAMMGLAQLFKKYCLHHEAGKESALKISWIKDKLLHIYYQNSIDDKLLVEKIFAQYMVPHSLETEEKMKCLYYLYACLDTNAVKALNEMWKCQNMLRGLVRELLDLHKLPTSEANTSAMFGKLMTIAKNLPDPGKAQDFMKKFNQVLGEDEKLRLQLEQLISPTCSCKQAEQCVREITRKLTFPKQPTNPFLEMVKFLLERIAPVHIDSEAISALVKLLNKSIEGTADDEDEGVTPDTAIRAGLELLKVLSFTHPTAFHSAETYESLLQCLKMEDDKVAEAAIQIFRNTGQKIETELPQIRSTLIPILHQKAKRGTPHQAKQAVHCIHAIFHNKEVQLAQIFEPLSRSLNADVPEQLITPLVSLGHISMLAPDQFASPMKSIVANFIVKDLLMNDRSVGNKNGRLWTADDEVSPEVLAKVQAIKLLVRWLLGMKNNQSKSANSTLRLLSAMLVSEGDLTEQKKISKSDMSRLRLAAGSAILKLAQEPCYHDIITPEQFQLCGLVINDECYQVRQIYAQKLHVALVKLLLPLEYMAVFALCAKDPVKERRAHARQCLLKNISVRREYIKQNPMAHEKLLSLLPEYVVPYMIHLLAHDPDLTKPQDLEQLRDVKECLWFMLEVLMTKNENNSHSFLRKMVENIKQTKDAQCPDDPKANEKLYIVCDVALFVIANKSTSCHLDSPKDPVLPSKFYTPPDKEFVNDKEYLSAEAKIVLQTGKIQQPPKQTGVLGAVNKPLTVTARRPYIKTITSETGSNASTNSQPSSPATNKSRDVSSEVGARENEENPVITKAVSVKKEEAAQPSGRKRAAPASDGTENSVSSNPSAGSQPPLNKPRRGRPPKNSAGGATQEKEAGATTGAGAGRGRKRAAPSQDPASTASTDALSDKTPKQQKEAEPKRAAPQRQIDLQR